A region from the Hydrogenimonas sp. genome encodes:
- a CDS encoding thiamine-monophosphate kinase has protein sequence MNKEDYFISCFSKSPFIGDDAAILEMKNSVLSVSQDAFFENVHFKREWMSLYRIARKAMLVNISDAIVMNARPKFALLTVAVPKSYTRAELRELAQGFQDTAEEYGITIIGGDTIANVKLDISVTVLAECGKPVLRSGMKEGDLLAYTGELGSSRRDLLRLLRGGGVSGNSRFIEPVLRSGFFYEAASSIRCAMDISDGLFHDLEKMHRANRLGFDFFRPIPKRVGCSGEEFEILFAFDPAEESRIRNIAKKHRTPLTVFAKAVRKPYVNICKANHF, from the coding sequence ATGAACAAAGAGGACTATTTTATAAGCTGCTTTTCAAAAAGCCCGTTCATCGGAGACGATGCGGCGATACTGGAGATGAAAAATAGCGTACTATCGGTAAGCCAGGACGCCTTTTTCGAAAATGTCCACTTCAAAAGAGAGTGGATGAGCCTCTACCGTATCGCAAGAAAGGCGATGCTCGTAAACATCTCCGACGCTATAGTTATGAATGCAAGACCGAAGTTTGCGCTTCTGACCGTGGCCGTTCCGAAAAGCTACACGAGAGCGGAGCTCAGGGAGCTTGCGCAAGGCTTTCAGGATACCGCGGAGGAGTACGGCATAACGATTATCGGCGGCGATACGATAGCGAACGTGAAGCTCGACATATCCGTAACCGTGCTGGCCGAATGTGGAAAGCCGGTACTAAGATCGGGCATGAAAGAGGGGGACCTTCTTGCGTATACCGGCGAGTTGGGAAGCAGCAGACGCGATCTTCTTCGGCTTTTAAGAGGGGGCGGCGTAAGCGGAAATTCTCGCTTCATAGAGCCCGTTTTGAGAAGCGGCTTCTTCTACGAGGCCGCCTCAAGCATAAGATGCGCGATGGATATCTCCGACGGGCTCTTTCACGATCTCGAAAAGATGCACAGGGCAAACAGGCTTGGTTTCGACTTTTTTCGGCCGATTCCGAAGAGAGTGGGGTGCAGCGGAGAGGAGTTCGAGATCCTATTCGCTTTCGATCCGGCCGAAGAGAGCAGAATAAGAAATATCGCCAAAAAGCACAGAACACCTCTCACCGTATTTGCAAAAGCCGTAAGAAAGCCTTATGTAAATATATGCAAAGCCAACCACTTTTAA
- a CDS encoding succinate dehydrogenase flavoprotein subunit — protein sequence MSIQIHKYDVVIVGAGLAGLAAARELQRAGKSVAVLTKLHPLRSHSGAAQGGVNAALSEDDDIELHMFDTVKGSDYLADQDAVELMCSKAPETIRWIANSGAAFSRKDDGTIAQRPFGGQSKPRACYARDRTGLTLLQTIYEQADRENVTFFDEWYVADIIYEDGVVKGVVAYNIRNLEPAIFNAKATMFATGGYARAFKISSNAHANTGDGLSIVARHGLPLEDMEFVQFHPTGLAGSGILISEAARGEGGRLYNSLGERFMEKYAPEKMELAPRDVVSRAITQEILEGRGVGPHKDAVAIDLTHLGEEIIMERLPELRDLAITFLGQDMLKEPIHIAATAHYSMGGIPCDIDGHVKKSPKEIVRGFYAAGECACVSVHGANRLGANSLLEALFFGRHVGTHIVEDLEKGILECHAAKEEDAERMLAEIKFCMNNNGTESVPKLRAELQESMMANAGVFRTEETLLKQRAVIAELRERYRNIRIDDKSKIFNTDLQEAIELGHMLDYSSFIVEGAIARKESRGAHYRDDYPKRDDENFLKHTFATMNEDGSINIEYGDVVLGKFEPQERKY from the coding sequence ATGAGTATACAGATACACAAATACGATGTTGTGATTGTCGGTGCCGGGCTTGCCGGGCTGGCAGCCGCAAGGGAGCTTCAAAGAGCGGGCAAAAGCGTTGCCGTCCTGACTAAACTGCATCCGCTCAGAAGCCACTCGGGAGCGGCACAGGGCGGTGTCAACGCCGCACTGAGTGAAGATGACGATATCGAACTCCATATGTTCGATACGGTCAAAGGGAGCGACTACCTGGCTGACCAGGATGCCGTAGAGCTGATGTGTTCCAAAGCGCCTGAAACGATCAGATGGATCGCCAACAGCGGTGCCGCTTTCAGCAGAAAAGATGACGGTACAATTGCGCAGCGCCCGTTCGGCGGACAGTCGAAACCGAGAGCCTGTTATGCAAGAGACCGGACCGGTCTTACGCTGCTTCAGACAATATATGAGCAGGCCGACCGCGAAAATGTAACCTTTTTCGACGAGTGGTACGTTGCCGACATCATATATGAAGATGGCGTAGTAAAGGGTGTAGTTGCCTACAATATCCGCAATCTCGAACCTGCGATATTCAATGCGAAAGCGACGATGTTCGCGACAGGCGGATATGCAAGGGCTTTCAAAATCAGCTCAAACGCGCATGCGAACACCGGCGACGGCCTATCCATCGTAGCGCGCCACGGACTTCCTCTTGAAGATATGGAGTTCGTACAGTTCCACCCGACCGGTCTGGCGGGAAGCGGTATTCTCATCTCCGAAGCCGCCAGGGGAGAAGGCGGACGGCTCTACAACAGCCTCGGCGAGAGATTTATGGAGAAGTACGCCCCCGAAAAGATGGAGCTGGCACCCCGCGACGTCGTAAGCCGCGCCATCACCCAGGAGATTCTGGAAGGGCGCGGTGTAGGCCCGCACAAAGATGCGGTGGCGATAGATCTGACTCACCTCGGAGAAGAGATCATCATGGAGCGCCTTCCCGAGCTCAGGGATCTTGCAATAACGTTCCTCGGGCAGGATATGCTGAAAGAGCCTATCCATATCGCAGCAACCGCGCACTACTCCATGGGCGGTATTCCGTGCGACATAGACGGGCACGTCAAAAAGAGCCCGAAAGAGATCGTACGCGGCTTCTACGCCGCCGGTGAGTGCGCATGTGTAAGCGTGCACGGCGCCAACAGGCTCGGCGCGAACTCTCTGCTCGAAGCCCTCTTCTTCGGACGCCACGTCGGGACACACATCGTGGAAGATCTCGAAAAAGGTATTCTCGAGTGTCATGCCGCAAAAGAGGAAGATGCCGAGAGGATGCTTGCCGAGATCAAGTTCTGCATGAACAACAACGGCACCGAGTCCGTTCCGAAGCTTCGGGCAGAACTGCAGGAGAGTATGATGGCCAACGCCGGAGTTTTCAGAACGGAAGAGACGCTTCTGAAACAGCGCGCAGTTATCGCCGAACTCAGGGAGCGCTACAGAAACATCCGCATAGACGACAAGAGCAAAATATTCAATACCGATCTTCAAGAGGCGATCGAATTGGGCCACATGCTCGACTACTCTTCGTTCATCGTGGAGGGTGCGATCGCGAGAAAAGAGAGCCGCGGCGCTCACTACCGCGACGACTATCCCAAACGGGATGACGAAAATTTCCTGAAGCATACGTTTGCGACGATGAATGAAGACGGATCGATAAACATAGAGTACGGCGATGTGGTACTCGGCAAATTCGAGCCGCAAGAGCGAAAATATTAA
- a CDS encoding succinate dehydrogenase iron-sulfur protein yields the protein MSSERITKKLTFKTFRFNAETDFLPYFKTYEMEVGKDELVLDILNRIKWEFDGSFSYRRSCRHGICGSCSIKVNGKPVLSCKQNVWELVDIFDTDTLLLEPQSRKRVVKDMIIDKKDFWEKHAKLKPYLVAEIDEHPKEEIKVSPHEAEQLLEADYCIQCGNCYYACPVVEVNEEYFGPAQFAKAYRFNADVRDNAKTERLEKVREMGPGVWDCVKCFECAEACPKDVDPIGKITKLHNQLFEEGMAQDNVATRHAVGFKHSIVKHGLLDEGELVRYSEGTLGVMKHLPEAIAMFKKGKIVMPWNMPKSEKLDEIKTLVKSSSKVKF from the coding sequence ATGAGCAGTGAACGAATAACGAAAAAATTGACTTTTAAAACCTTCCGTTTCAACGCGGAAACCGATTTTCTGCCCTACTTTAAAACATATGAGATGGAAGTGGGCAAAGATGAACTGGTTCTGGATATTCTGAACCGTATCAAGTGGGAGTTCGACGGAAGCTTCAGCTACCGAAGAAGCTGTCGTCACGGTATATGCGGCAGCTGTTCGATCAAGGTGAACGGAAAGCCGGTTCTCTCGTGCAAACAGAATGTCTGGGAGCTTGTCGATATATTCGATACCGACACCCTTCTGCTGGAGCCTCAGAGCAGAAAGCGCGTCGTGAAAGATATGATAATAGACAAAAAAGATTTCTGGGAAAAGCATGCGAAACTGAAGCCCTATCTCGTAGCCGAGATAGATGAGCATCCGAAAGAGGAGATCAAAGTCTCTCCGCATGAAGCGGAGCAGCTTCTAGAAGCCGACTACTGCATCCAGTGCGGCAACTGCTACTACGCATGTCCGGTTGTCGAGGTCAATGAAGAGTACTTCGGTCCCGCGCAGTTTGCAAAAGCGTACCGTTTCAACGCCGATGTACGCGACAATGCGAAAACCGAGCGCCTGGAAAAAGTGCGTGAAATGGGCCCCGGTGTATGGGACTGCGTCAAGTGCTTCGAGTGTGCCGAAGCCTGCCCGAAAGATGTCGATCCTATAGGCAAAATCACGAAGCTCCACAATCAGCTCTTCGAAGAGGGAATGGCACAGGACAATGTTGCGACAAGACACGCCGTAGGCTTCAAACACTCCATCGTCAAGCACGGGCTCCTGGACGAAGGGGAGCTGGTACGCTACTCAGAAGGAACTCTGGGTGTAATGAAACACCTGCCCGAAGCAATAGCGATGTTCAAAAAAGGGAAGATCGTTATGCCTTGGAATATGCCGAAATCTGAAAAACTCGACGAGATCAAAACACTGGTCAAGAGCTCGTCGAAAGTTAAATTTTAA
- a CDS encoding putative succinate dehydrogenase cytochrome b subunit: protein MAELKYALYTGCTARESTPELLMSTLAVAKKLGIELVLLDEASCCGASHLQDFDDFLSLVLNARNICYAEKQELNMVTICNTCQLNTVMTKERLDSDENLKSQVNEKLAEVGLEYKGTSSVRHFLYAIIDDYGLDKLAEQVVKPLDDFNIAAFYGCHNIRPSHLHRKHNRVERGVGEGGGEEGFEEVPLMSKYNDGENPYNPTSLDRIIEALRGKSVDYDSKNKCCGFHADLQAPHTAHKLTGTALLDAIDNNADMMVTPCPLCHLNMDVKQDSVAKEMGRDIKLPILHLPQLIGLALGIEPQELGLQHNVSEPTFV, encoded by the coding sequence ATGGCTGAACTGAAATATGCACTATACACCGGATGTACTGCGAGAGAATCGACCCCTGAACTGCTTATGTCGACTCTGGCCGTCGCCAAAAAGCTCGGTATAGAGCTTGTCCTTCTGGATGAAGCGAGCTGCTGCGGCGCCAGCCACCTGCAGGATTTCGACGATTTTCTTTCACTTGTACTCAATGCGCGGAATATCTGCTATGCCGAGAAGCAGGAGCTGAATATGGTGACTATCTGTAACACCTGCCAGCTCAATACGGTGATGACCAAAGAGCGTCTCGACAGTGACGAAAACCTCAAGTCACAGGTAAACGAAAAGCTGGCCGAAGTCGGACTGGAGTACAAGGGTACCAGCTCCGTGCGGCATTTCCTCTACGCGATCATAGACGACTACGGTCTGGACAAGCTTGCGGAGCAGGTTGTCAAACCTCTTGACGATTTCAACATTGCGGCCTTCTACGGCTGCCACAACATCCGACCGAGCCATCTGCACAGGAAGCACAACAGGGTCGAAAGAGGTGTCGGTGAAGGCGGAGGAGAGGAAGGCTTTGAAGAGGTGCCTCTGATGAGCAAGTACAACGACGGTGAAAACCCCTACAACCCGACCTCACTGGACAGAATCATAGAGGCACTCAGAGGCAAGAGCGTCGACTACGACAGCAAAAACAAATGCTGCGGCTTCCATGCCGACCTGCAGGCGCCCCATACGGCGCACAAACTTACCGGCACTGCGCTTCTCGATGCCATAGACAACAACGCAGACATGATGGTAACCCCTTGCCCTCTGTGCCATCTCAATATGGATGTAAAGCAGGACTCGGTCGCAAAAGAGATGGGCCGTGACATAAAGCTCCCCATACTACACCTTCCGCAGCTGATAGGCCTTGCGCTTGGAATAGAGCCGCAGGAGCTTGGACTTCAGCACAACGTTTCAGAACCGACATTTGTATAA
- a CDS encoding superoxide reductase, which translates to MPKINRYVDIDTVEREAKKDYIDRHSPFIYCDNTAKKGEKFPVRVVMGKEYTHPDDPDHFIESIRLFNGETLLGEVTFNAGMLGGEGHKGHAEVTFNIVPTGNKLSLVAQAYCTKHGLWENEPVTVEVTE; encoded by the coding sequence ATGCCAAAAATCAACCGTTATGTAGACATAGATACAGTAGAGAGAGAAGCGAAGAAAGACTACATAGACAGACACTCTCCGTTCATCTACTGCGACAACACCGCAAAAAAGGGAGAGAAGTTTCCGGTAAGAGTCGTTATGGGAAAAGAGTATACACACCCCGACGATCCTGACCACTTCATCGAGAGCATCCGCCTTTTCAACGGAGAGACGCTGCTCGGAGAGGTCACCTTCAATGCCGGTATGCTCGGCGGTGAAGGACACAAAGGACACGCCGAAGTCACTTTCAACATAGTTCCCACAGGAAACAAACTCAGCCTTGTAGCCCAGGCCTACTGCACGAAGCACGGCCTCTGGGAGAACGAGCCTGTAACCGTAGAAGTTACCGAGTAA
- a CDS encoding uracil-DNA glycosylase, family 4, producing MNRLYNALQLKRLHQLKQLGYRYVPLIEKRSANSSALPDDLEALKRMVEECRLCALSKTRTKTVFGEGNPNAALMFVGEGPGAQEDTTGRPFVGRAGELLTKMIENAIEIPRSSVYIANIVKCRPPNNRVPTPEEAYTCLPYLMKQIELVSPKVVVALGATAYHYLTGDKSGITKVRGEVIETGSYQLVPTYHPSYLLRNPSAKKEVYQDLLKIKRLLCENC from the coding sequence ATGAACAGACTCTATAACGCTTTGCAGCTCAAGCGGCTCCATCAGCTAAAACAGCTAGGCTACAGATATGTGCCGCTCATAGAAAAAAGAAGTGCAAACTCAAGCGCTCTGCCCGATGACCTGGAGGCGCTTAAGCGGATGGTGGAGGAGTGCAGGTTATGCGCCCTTAGCAAAACCCGTACAAAAACGGTATTCGGAGAGGGAAACCCCAATGCCGCTTTGATGTTTGTAGGAGAGGGGCCGGGTGCGCAGGAAGATACGACTGGCAGGCCGTTTGTAGGCAGAGCCGGTGAACTCTTGACGAAGATGATAGAAAACGCCATAGAGATTCCGAGAAGCAGCGTCTACATAGCCAATATCGTCAAGTGCAGGCCCCCGAACAACAGGGTTCCCACACCGGAAGAGGCCTACACCTGCCTGCCATATCTTATGAAACAGATAGAGCTTGTCTCTCCGAAAGTTGTAGTGGCCCTAGGAGCTACCGCATACCACTATCTCACAGGCGACAAAAGCGGCATAACGAAAGTGAGAGGAGAGGTGATAGAGACCGGAAGCTACCAGCTGGTGCCCACATACCACCCGAGCTACCTGCTTAGAAACCCCTCCGCCAAAAAAGAGGTTTATCAGGATCTTCTAAAAATCAAGAGGCTTTTATGCGAAAACTGTTAA
- a CDS encoding putative periplasmic protein, with amino-acid sequence MRKLLTIFTLVSTLTAQIQLTSPIPLPSTVIIDLDPHEYSDEELMDLVQKGQIFTFLAKAKNPQIPELAALKQNYMTLFNITHKIYSSAAFKVAFIVPYKIIGKYAYSTSNSALAYLLNRKIPFEMELYPIQNEDNATLHDALQNVSGGAYDLVVAPVTMKGAEYICGQRLDTELFIPTLHKNRIECMNNMVSFGGIDYNAQIETLSYLVEHNATTITVSDSSPISKMLSDSVADIIDVKEQLSLNRSGYYKDMIEKHEDLNQSTIFLNTPVVKSSLFLSQLTLADFKPEQVLSTQINYSPLLLTLTQYHDRENMVVASSIGDLDPVVSENIALINQDVRFNWLNYATVSGLDYYFSAKTGEQRLSKEIFSDGSIDYSVKLYEAGLYRFVPKEIPQPPEDMNDTYIYDEYGDGEEPPQDIYHSDMME; translated from the coding sequence ATGCGAAAACTGTTAACTATTTTCACACTTGTAAGCACCCTTACGGCACAGATTCAGCTTACCTCCCCCATTCCGCTGCCATCGACCGTCATCATAGACCTCGATCCGCACGAGTACAGCGATGAAGAGCTGATGGATCTGGTGCAAAAAGGGCAGATATTCACTTTCCTGGCAAAGGCCAAAAATCCTCAGATCCCGGAGCTGGCCGCTTTGAAGCAGAACTATATGACGCTTTTCAACATTACGCACAAAATCTACTCCTCGGCCGCATTCAAAGTCGCTTTCATAGTTCCGTACAAGATCATAGGCAAATACGCCTACTCCACTTCAAACTCCGCCCTTGCCTACCTTCTGAACAGAAAAATACCCTTCGAAATGGAGCTTTACCCAATACAGAATGAAGATAATGCTACACTTCATGACGCTCTTCAAAACGTCTCGGGCGGTGCATACGACCTGGTAGTGGCACCCGTGACGATGAAGGGAGCCGAATATATATGCGGGCAGCGGCTCGACACTGAACTCTTCATACCGACACTGCACAAAAACAGGATAGAGTGCATGAACAACATGGTAAGCTTCGGCGGTATCGACTACAATGCCCAGATAGAGACTCTCTCCTATCTCGTGGAGCACAACGCCACTACCATCACGGTCTCCGACAGCTCCCCCATCTCGAAAATGCTTTCTGACTCCGTAGCCGATATTATAGATGTGAAAGAGCAGCTCTCTCTCAACCGCAGCGGCTACTATAAAGATATGATAGAGAAGCATGAAGATCTGAACCAGTCCACCATTTTCCTCAACACACCCGTGGTAAAGAGCAGCCTTTTTCTCTCTCAGCTGACACTGGCAGACTTCAAACCGGAACAGGTGCTGAGCACACAGATAAACTACTCGCCGCTGCTGCTGACACTCACACAGTACCACGACAGGGAAAACATGGTCGTAGCCAGCTCCATAGGCGACCTCGACCCGGTGGTGAGCGAAAACATAGCCCTGATAAACCAGGATGTCCGCTTCAACTGGCTAAACTACGCCACGGTATCTGGACTCGACTACTACTTCAGTGCCAAAACTGGCGAACAGAGGCTCTCGAAAGAGATATTTTCGGACGGCTCCATAGACTACAGCGTAAAACTATACGAAGCGGGACTCTACCGCTTCGTCCCCAAAGAGATACCGCAGCCGCCGGAAGATATGAACGACACCTATATATATGACGAATACGGAGATGGCGAAGAGCCGCCGCAGGATATCTACCACTCCGATATGATGGAGTGA
- a CDS encoding 4-hydroxybenzoyl-CoA thioesterase family active site, giving the protein MKIRVYYEDTDAAGIVYYANYLKFCERARSEAFFRRGLTPQSEEGYFVVKRVEADYIMPAKLGDVLDVETELLEKRGASITLLQSLLKDGETLFKMVVKLAFLKEGRPARIPSGLHSIISEW; this is encoded by the coding sequence TTGAAAATACGGGTCTATTATGAAGACACGGATGCAGCGGGTATAGTCTATTACGCGAACTATCTGAAGTTCTGCGAGAGGGCGAGGAGTGAGGCTTTTTTCAGGAGGGGGCTTACCCCCCAAAGCGAGGAGGGTTACTTTGTCGTCAAGCGTGTGGAGGCAGACTATATTATGCCCGCCAAGCTTGGTGATGTTTTGGATGTTGAAACGGAGCTTTTGGAGAAAAGGGGAGCTTCCATCACTCTTTTGCAGAGTCTTTTGAAAGATGGTGAGACACTTTTCAAGATGGTGGTGAAGCTTGCGTTTTTGAAGGAGGGCAGGCCGGCGAGGATTCCTTCCGGCCTTCACTCCATCATATCGGAGTGGTAG
- a CDS encoding mobile element protein, producing MELNLRIKPKRRIKRDKPDTLGTALKPNEIWSMDFMYDELENG from the coding sequence TTGGAGCTAAATCTTCGTATCAAACCCAAACGGCGCATCAAAAGAGACAAACCCGACACCCTGGGAACAGCTCTCAAGCCCAATGAGATCTGGTCGATGGATTTCATGTACGATGAACTCGAAAACGGCTGA
- a CDS encoding alkylphosphonate utilization operon protein PhnA, translated as MENLPSCPKCGSEYTYEDGELYVCPECAYEWSKNAAAEEEAGLVVKDANGNILQDGDTVTVIKDLKVKGSSGGIKVGTKIKNIRLVESGDGHNIDCKVPGVGAIKLKQEFVKKA; from the coding sequence ATGGAAAATCTACCGAGCTGCCCGAAGTGCGGCAGCGAATATACATATGAAGACGGTGAACTATACGTATGCCCCGAGTGTGCGTATGAGTGGAGCAAAAATGCCGCAGCGGAAGAGGAGGCCGGGCTTGTAGTCAAAGATGCAAACGGAAACATCCTTCAAGACGGCGACACCGTAACGGTCATAAAAGATCTGAAAGTCAAAGGGAGCAGCGGAGGCATAAAAGTAGGCACCAAGATCAAAAATATCCGCCTCGTAGAAAGCGGCGACGGACACAACATCGACTGTAAAGTACCCGGAGTAGGGGCTATCAAGCTCAAGCAGGAGTTTGTGAAAAAGGCTTAG
- a CDS encoding 3,4-dihydroxy-2-butanone 4-phosphate synthase / GTP cyclohydrolase II, translating into MPIKRVQQAIEDIKHGKMVVMIDDEDRENEGDLVYAATFSTPEKVNFMATEAKGLICVAISKAIAERLQLEPMVQNNDSQHETAFTVSVDAKEATTGISAFERDMTIKLLADPVSSPDDFVRPGHIFPLIAKEGGVLVRTGHTEGSVDLCRLSGVAPSAVICEIMREDGQMARRDDLELFAKKHGLNIVYISDIVEYRLRNERLVRAMEEEEIDFFGTKAVKKRFVDHQGKEHFAVIFYRLHETENVKFHNIGPDVDLLLNQHRYSQLIGSIEYLKKNGGVIIFLDSRDSAGDTMKEYGIGAQILAELGIRNIKLLVSSKGREFVGLGGFGLDIAEEIEIR; encoded by the coding sequence ATGCCTATAAAGAGGGTACAGCAGGCTATCGAGGATATAAAACATGGGAAAATGGTCGTAATGATAGACGACGAAGATAGGGAAAATGAAGGAGATTTAGTCTATGCGGCCACATTTTCCACACCGGAGAAGGTCAACTTCATGGCCACCGAAGCGAAGGGGCTGATATGTGTAGCCATATCGAAAGCGATAGCGGAGCGGCTGCAGTTAGAACCTATGGTTCAGAACAACGACTCCCAGCATGAGACCGCTTTTACCGTATCTGTAGATGCGAAAGAGGCCACGACCGGAATTTCTGCATTTGAAAGAGATATGACAATCAAACTTCTTGCAGACCCGGTAAGCTCACCGGACGACTTCGTGCGCCCGGGGCACATTTTCCCGCTGATAGCGAAAGAGGGCGGGGTGCTGGTGCGTACAGGCCACACGGAAGGCTCGGTGGATCTGTGCAGGCTCTCCGGAGTTGCACCCAGCGCGGTCATCTGCGAAATCATGCGTGAAGACGGACAGATGGCGCGACGCGACGACCTGGAGCTTTTCGCCAAAAAGCACGGCCTCAACATCGTATATATATCGGATATAGTCGAGTACAGACTCAGAAACGAAAGACTCGTTCGGGCCATGGAGGAGGAAGAGATCGACTTCTTCGGTACAAAAGCGGTAAAAAAACGCTTCGTAGACCACCAGGGGAAAGAGCACTTCGCCGTAATCTTCTACAGACTGCACGAAACCGAAAACGTAAAATTCCACAACATAGGGCCGGATGTGGACCTCCTGCTAAACCAGCACCGCTACAGCCAGCTCATCGGCTCCATAGAGTACCTGAAAAAAAACGGCGGAGTCATCATATTCCTCGACAGCAGGGACTCAGCCGGTGACACGATGAAAGAGTACGGAATAGGTGCACAGATACTTGCGGAACTCGGAATACGCAACATAAAACTCCTCGTCTCCAGCAAAGGCAGAGAGTTCGTGGGACTCGGCGGTTTCGGTCTGGATATTGCCGAAGAGATAGAGATAAGGTAA
- a CDS encoding fibronectin-binding protein, whose protein sequence is MFDEKMKKPYLFVSLLVAVFAAETLVFYYTRIETPSLTPAVEEKRVYIKLSSLKPAPPPEPVCRCAEQPRPEPPVRPKPVIKPKPKPKPVVKPKQKPKPKPKPVVKPKPKPVTKPEQKPQKEKVAKQPKPAPQKVAAAKTPKPVVKAPASKPNVSAQKVEKEKIEKIKAAYLMAVREKIERNKYYPRSAKKLRQTGTVELKFTILKDGTIGRIAVVSGCRYGRLNKAAVKTLERIGCFAPLPNVFESDQLTLKVPINYKLMNR, encoded by the coding sequence TTGTTCGACGAGAAAATGAAAAAACCGTACCTTTTTGTCTCCCTACTTGTGGCGGTTTTTGCTGCGGAAACCCTGGTTTTCTACTACACACGTATCGAAACTCCGTCGCTTACACCAGCCGTAGAAGAGAAAAGGGTTTATATAAAGCTCTCTTCACTCAAGCCGGCTCCTCCTCCGGAGCCTGTATGCAGATGCGCGGAGCAGCCCCGGCCGGAACCGCCGGTCAGACCCAAGCCCGTTATAAAACCTAAACCTAAACCTAAACCTGTCGTAAAGCCGAAACAGAAGCCTAAGCCGAAACCCAAACCTGTCGTAAAGCCAAAACCAAAACCTGTTACAAAACCTGAGCAGAAGCCTCAAAAAGAGAAAGTTGCGAAACAACCGAAACCCGCTCCACAGAAAGTCGCAGCAGCAAAAACACCCAAACCGGTTGTAAAAGCTCCGGCATCGAAACCGAATGTTTCTGCTCAAAAAGTAGAGAAAGAGAAGATCGAAAAGATCAAAGCGGCCTATCTTATGGCTGTAAGAGAGAAGATAGAGAGAAACAAATACTACCCCAGAAGTGCTAAAAAACTTCGCCAAACCGGGACAGTAGAGCTTAAGTTCACCATATTGAAAGACGGAACAATCGGTAGAATCGCCGTAGTCTCAGGCTGTAGGTACGGCAGGCTAAACAAAGCCGCCGTAAAAACTTTGGAGAGGATTGGATGTTTCGCACCGCTTCCGAATGTATTTGAATCGGACCAGTTGACACTGAAGGTACCTATAAACTACAAATTGATGAACAGATAA
- a CDS encoding MotA/TolQ/ExbB proton channel family protein has product MGLMEYIKAGGIIMDILIAMNTVGIALIITKLVQYMLFVKKKKEYADEIAGEFSSIASGDRRTVLLIVKELLQSRLRKMEKGMPTIKIIATTATLFGLLGTVVGVLMAFEAIGKVGMGDPSVFAKGISMALVTTVGGLVVAIIHTVGYNYLIAYLDDIESQLEEELLLRFYGSDR; this is encoded by the coding sequence ATGGGACTGATGGAGTATATAAAAGCCGGCGGCATCATAATGGATATACTTATCGCTATGAATACCGTCGGAATCGCTCTTATAATTACCAAATTGGTACAATATATGCTATTTGTCAAAAAGAAGAAGGAGTATGCCGACGAAATCGCAGGCGAATTCTCTTCTATAGCTTCGGGAGACAGGCGGACGGTGCTACTCATAGTAAAAGAGCTTCTGCAAAGCAGACTCAGGAAGATGGAAAAGGGTATGCCTACCATAAAGATAATAGCAACAACCGCTACACTGTTCGGTCTTTTGGGAACAGTGGTTGGCGTCTTGATGGCATTCGAGGCTATCGGGAAGGTCGGCATGGGTGATCCGAGTGTATTCGCCAAGGGAATCTCGATGGCTCTCGTTACCACTGTTGGAGGTCTTGTCGTAGCTATCATTCATACCGTCGGCTACAACTATCTCATAGCATATCTTGACGATATTGAGTCTCAACTCGAAGAGGAGCTGCTTCTACGTTTTTACGGATCGGACAGATGA